Within Planktothrix tepida PCC 9214, the genomic segment TCTTGTCCAACAATTTTTAACCAAACCTGTAAAATATTATTGTCATCGGGGGCAATATAGGCTAAATATTTGCCATCGGGGGACAAACTCGGACTCGTGCGTTCTGGGTTGCCAAACAGGAGCTCACGGGGAATTAAAGGCGGAAGTTGAGTTGCAGGTTTCTCTACCGTTGCAGTTGTCATACTTGATCAGTTCAAAATTTAACTGTCTCTATTGTGGCGTAACTGACGGTTGACTGTTAAATGTTGATGCTTGAGCTTTGGAACAACCCCCCAAGGGCTATTTTATCCTGTTCTAGGGGATCAAACAGCCCTGAAATCAGAAATGAGTTCTAACGAATATTTTCTAAAGGAACATCTAAAAGGCCGTATTTATCCCAACCTGGCGCATCAAAATGCCACCATTCTGTAATTAAAGGGATAAATCCTTGTTGTTTCATTTTAACAGCAAGTAAATCACTATTCCGACGAACTTGAGGAGCATTTCCCGTGTAATCTCTAGCCGCTTTGTCGGTAAAATCATCAAAGGCTGTTGGCATTTCTAACTCCGCCCCCGTGCGTAAATCAACTAAGGTTAAATCAACCGCCGCCCCTCGGTTATGTCGAGACCCTTTAGCCGGGTTTGCAACATAACGAGTATCAGGTAAAATTTCCCACATTTGCCGCGTTACAGACAGAGGACGATAACAGTCATAAACTTTTAAACCTAAGCCCATTTCTTCTAAATCTTGTTGTACTCTGGATAAGCGTTGAGCAACATCAGAACGCAACAAACAACGAGGAACCGAATAGATTTTTTTCTTTAAAAAATTGTTGGTTGTGGCATAGCGAATATCAAGACGAATATTCAGATTAACACTTCTAATATCGACTAATTTTTCGGTGGCTGGAACTTGGTTATAATCTTGAACCACAACAGTAGGAGGGGCAGTAGGAGGGGCAGTAGGAGGAGACGTAACAGGGGGGGTTAAATTTTGAGCATTAACGGGATAACAGTTAATACCCAAAATTATGAATAAAAATAAAAATAATCGCATCATGGGTTTAGAAAGCATAAG encodes:
- a CDS encoding M15 family metallopeptidase; its protein translation is MLSKPMMRLFLFLFIILGINCYPVNAQNLTPPVTSPPTAPPTAPPTVVVQDYNQVPATEKLVDIRSVNLNIRLDIRYATTNNFLKKKIYSVPRCLLRSDVAQRLSRVQQDLEEMGLGLKVYDCYRPLSVTRQMWEILPDTRYVANPAKGSRHNRGAAVDLTLVDLRTGAELEMPTAFDDFTDKAARDYTGNAPQVRRNSDLLAVKMKQQGFIPLITEWWHFDAPGWDKYGLLDVPLENIR